Proteins found in one Plasmodium gaboni strain SY75 chromosome 13, whole genome shotgun sequence genomic segment:
- a CDS encoding putative DNA-directed RNA polymerase alpha chain gives MSLLFLLLFFLATFNIYWSFCVILKTKNPAFVPVQINNRERHKPNNLKRFYINQNDGVKNRNYNNRDIYKFEGIDEENKDGKEIIDEDYLKEYEEAYHKYDNMDDDEKKRRVSDNKMNWFEIRKGEKEKGHRYNVYDNEIMKKDLKEIDLERADKIDRSKGELPPYIYESGKLYEGMSMDYKPEVYDFHKYNKYFDDLCKEKKSLIDSYQLDKKLLDETYYDAKRGGPKTFGFRFKQIQPVKYHEGRAYTYFFMHSHDVELSPIFLNAFRRVAIKHLKGGRVTALRIPNMKHEFYCIVGVRENFFDLAQNLRQITFKNVPEDTDMDNYMIGKFRIKGPMIVVAGHMQLPKNIEIVNRNQYICSVAAGSYLSMDVKIESIEEYVMPEFGSQSRNRDICKDNFIHFSSSCTPVEHFVFTGQRRGINLDTLGEINIVEMHTDGSITPKSALLKTIDYISENFQYIENALYNNCHICDDGSLDEEFRNPEFYMDKDRYTDVPWNKYKTTSEELEETKNWLYRKDVHRQYNIDPESEQSKEERNAMWEKSKKMREEIQKRKDQIKKGPSASEGEMVPDEERHDCLLDWPVDKSERNMNPPRWVIERPLEKNPHVGHEEIYDEGI, from the exons atgtcattattattcttattacTATTCTTTTTAGCAACGTTCAATATTTATTGGTCTTTTTGTGTAATTTTAAAAACTAAAAACCCTGCCTTCGTGCCCGTACAAATTA aTAACCGTGAGAGACATAAACCCAATAATCTCAAAAGATTTTATATAAACCAAAATGACGGTGTGAAGAATAGAAATTATAACAACAGagatatttataaatttgAGGGAAttgatgaagaaaataaagatgGAAAAGAAATTATTGATGAAGATTATTTGAAAGAATATGAAGAAGCATATcataaatatgataatatggatgatgatgaaaaaaaaagaagagtttcagataataaaatgaattGGTTTGAGATAAGAAAAGGAGAAAAGGAAAAAGGACATCGATATAATGTTTAtgataatgaaataatgaaaaaggatttaaaagaaatagaTTTAGAAAGAGCAGATAAAATAGATAGATCAAAAGGTGAATTACctccatatatatatgagaGTGGAAAGTTATATGAAGGTATGTCTATGGATTATAAACCTGAGGTATATGattttcataaatataataaatattttgatgATTTATGTAAAGAAAAGAAATCATTAATTGATTCTTATCAATtagataaaaaattattagaTGAAACATATTATGATGCAAAAAGAGGAGGGCCTAAAACTTTTGGTTTTCGATTTAAACAAATACAACCAGTAAAATATCATGAAGGTAGAgcatatacatatttttttatgcATTCTCATGATGTAGAATTATCACccatttttttaaatgcATTTAGAAGAGTTGCtataaaacatttaaaGGGAGGAAGAGTAACTGCTTTACGAATACCTAATATGAAACATGAATTTTATTGTATAGTTGGGGTAAGagaaaatttttttgatttaGCTCAGAATTTAAGACAAATaacttttaaaaatgtacCTGAGGATACAGATATggataattatatgatagGTAAATTTCGAATTAAAGGTCCAATGATAGTAGTAGCAGGTCATATGCAATTACCTAAGAATATAGAAATTGTAAATAGAaatcaatatatatgttcagTTGCTGCTGGTAGTTATTTATCTATGGATGTAAAAATAGAAAGTATTGAAGAATATGTTATGCCAGAATTTGGATCACAATCCAGAAATAGAGATATATGTAAAGataattttattcatttttctAGTAGTTGTACACCTGTTGAACACTTTGTATTTACTGGTCAAAGAAGAGGTATTAATTTAGATACACTGGGAGAAATTAATATTGTAGAAATGCATACAGATGGTTCAATTACACCCAAATCAGCACTTTTAAAAACCATTGATTATATATCTGAAaattttcaatatattgaaaatgCGCTTTATAATAATTGCCATATATGTGATGATGGCTCTTTGGATGAAGAATTTCGTAACCCCGAATTTTATATGGATAAAGATAGATATACTGATGTACCATggaataaatataaaacaacATCAGAAGAATTAGAAGAAACCAAAAATTGGCTATATAGAAAAGATGTGCACAGACAATATAATATCGACCCAGAAAGTGAACAATCAAAAGAAGAAAGAAATGCTATGTGGgaaaaaagtaaaaaaatgagagaagaaattcaaaaaagaaaagaccaaattaaaaaaggaCCATCTGCATCCGAAGGAGAAATGGTACCTGATGAAGAAAGGCACGACTGCTTGCTTGATTGGCCTGTTGATAAGTCTGAAAGAAATATGAATCCCCCTAGATGGGTAATTGAAAGACCTTTGGAAAAAAATCCACATGTAGGTCATGAAGAAATATACGATGAAGGAATATGA
- a CDS encoding putative DEAD box helicase codes for MKFFFLFQLRNNYSIFLNRPLQVFTLNAKLISHLKVNYKHELLNYKLRKLTYVKKKKKKSYHNCDEKKYITTLNETVNLNENHSDIKKDSILKYTPDNHIKDNIIKEELYRENNEKEKEEKKKSNVDENKNVNINDQNEQNKDCYNKLLIESCCHIDKDVKKCLLEIFQYKEFTDVQRIVYNNIIKEKKENDLLIQAKTGTGKTIAYLLLSINDIIKNKILSVHTLIIVPTRELANQIYNECKLLLTYKHNINVLTLTGGIKRRDDQLNIRRVKPDIIICTVGRLLDHFESTYLFNTLFENLKMLIIDEADQLLSSGYENDIHRLLTYLPSNRRNILLSATLGYNLDEIRKKMCKSDYIYLNCVKDISKHTSDQLRQYVLFHKAIDTTIILYNLLIEHMRLNQFTYKIIVFFPTARATSFYAQFFINQLKMSVYEIHRKKEPAHRQITSNRFSMESVGILFTSDISSRGLNYPDITLIIQVNTPISREQYIHRVGRTARSNKKGMAIILLNEADELFYQEIKDLNIQKLNAQNYTLKNTNLSNYLSTWMSNTQLLYLAYAYYSSILRFYKTKYTHLKINDDEIIDAVNNMLLSTGLVEQPYISKNLATTLNMQNNVKLKIRKDLDDILLL; via the coding sequence atgaaatttttttttctatttcaGTTGAGGAATAATTATTCCATCTTTTTGAATAGGCCTCTACAAGTATTTACATTAAATGCTAAATTAATTAGTCATCTTAAAGTGAACTATAAGCATGAgttattaaattataagTTGAGAAAGTTAAcatatgttaaaaaaaagaaaaaaaaaagttatcATAATTgtgatgaaaaaaaatatattactaCATTAAATGAAACTGTTAATCTAAATGAAAATCACAGTGACATTAAAAAGGATAGTATATTAAAGTATACACCAGACAATcatataaaagataatattattaaagaAGAATTATATAGAGAAAATAAcgaaaaagaaaaagaagagaaaaaaaaatcaaatgtagatgaaaataaaaatgtaaatattaatgatcagaatgaacaaaataaagatTGTTATAATAAGTTATTAATAGAAAGTTGTTGTCATATAGATAAAGATGTAAAAAAATGCTTATTAGAAATATTTCAGTATAAAGAATTTACAGATGTTCAAAgaattgtatataataatataataaaagaaaaaaaagaaaatgatttattaattcAAGCAAAAACAGGAACAGGGAAAACAATTGCATATTTATTGTTATCtattaatgatataataaaaaataaaatattaagtGTTCATACTCTTATTATAGTACCAACAAGAGAATTGGCaaatcaaatatataatgaatgcaaattattattaacatacaaacataatattaacGTCTTAACACTTACAGGAGGTATAAAAAGAAGAGATGACCaattaaatataagaaGAGTTAAACCagatattattatatgtactGTCGGACGATTATTAGATCATTTTGAATCtacttatttatttaatacattatttgaaaatttaaaaatgttaataatTGATGAAGCCGATCAATTATTAAGTTCAGGAtatgaaaatgatattcatcgattattaacatatttACCATCTAATAGAAgaaatattcttttatcAGCTACATTAGGATATAATTTAGATgaaataagaaaaaaaatgtgtAAATCAGATTATATCTATTTAAATTGTGTTAAAGACATTTCTAAACATACAAGTGATCAGTTAAGAcaatatgtattatttcATAAAGCCATTGATACTactattatattatataactTATTAATTGAACATATGAGATTAAATCAgtttacatataaaattatcGTTTTCTTTCCAACAGCTAGAGCTACTTCTTTTTATGcacaattttttataaaccAATTAAAAATGTCAGTTTATGAAATACatagaaaaaaagaacCGGCACATAGACAAATCACATCTAATAGATTTTCTATGGAATCGGTTGGAATTCTATTTACATCAGATATAAGTTCTAGAGGATTAAATTATCCAGATATTACTTTAATAATTCAAGTTAATACACCTATATCTAGAGAACAATATATTCATAGAGTTGGAAGAACAGCTAgaagtaataaaaaaggaatggctattatattattaaatgaagcagatgaattattttatcaagaaattaaagatttaaatatacaaaaattaaatgcACAAAATTATactttaaaaaatacaaacTTGTCAAATTATTTATCCACATGGATGTCTAATACACAATTACTATATTTAGCATATGCATATTATTCTTCTATATTAAGGTTTTATAAAACCAAATATACACATCTCAAAattaatgatgatgaaatCATTGATGctgttaataatatgttacTTTCTACAGGATTAGTTGAACAGCCTTATATTTCTAAAAATCTAGCCACAACTTTGAACATGCAAAATAATGTAAAGCTTAAAATAAGGAAGGATTTGGACGACATCttgttattataa
- a CDS encoding putative DnaJ protein has protein sequence MEEGKDGSSKEDFLEKEMNIDANNNMKDNINDNTHENEKNNASDENQLNNNNNNDDDDMNELLDNFLQDIENITSNKEKKVEDKKLNKEDAGKEINRILEHKNSSPFEIFGIYENINMDLIKSRYRKLSILIHPDKCKIDKAADAFHILTRAYEELQKDDIKEQYKSVYEIAKKNIIKKHQLKKKKINEINEYLNKSEEEYEITKEIQQLINEECENLLKVQREKMEYAQKCKLANMKYVQEKEEERLKEEMEKEKEKKLWEQGRDERVNNWKNYKKENLKDEKEFHLYKNINKKKQERTEEQKQKLKNVPLTYDQIDVNKKRKIN, from the coding sequence ATGGAAGAAGGGAAAGATGGTAGCAGTAAAGAGGATTTTCTTGAAAAGGAAATGAATATTGATGcgaataataatatgaaggataatataaatgataatacacatgagaatgaaaaaaataatgcTAGTGATGAAAACCAattgaataataataataataatgatgatgatgatatgAATGAACTACTGGACAATTTTTTACAAGACATTGAAAACATAACATCCaataaagaaaagaaagttgaagataaaaaattaaataaagaagatGCAGGGAAAGAAATAAATCGTATTTTAGAACATAAGAATAGTTCTCCATTTGAAATATTTGGaatttatgaaaatattaatatggATCTTATAAAAAGTCGATATAGAAAATTATCAATATTAATTCATCCTGATAAATGTAAAATTGATAAAGCTGCTGATGCCTTTCATATATTAACTAGAGCTTATGAGGAATTACAAAAAGATGACATTAAAGAACAGTATAAATCTGTTTATGAAATAGctaaaaagaatataataaaaaagcatcaactaaaaaaaaaaaaaattaacgaaataaatgaatatttaaataaaagCGAAGAAGAATATGAAATAACCAAAGAAATACAACAACTTATTAATGAAGAATGtgaaaatttattaaaagtACAAAGAGAGAAAATGGAATATGCTCAAAAATGTAAACTAGCCAATATGAAATATGTTcaagaaaaagaagaagaaagaCTTAAAGAGGAAAtggaaaaagaaaaagaaaaaaagtTATGGGAACAAGGAAGAGATGAAAGAGTTAATAATTggaaaaattataaaaaagaaaatctaaaggatgaaaaagaatttcatttatataaaaatattaataaaa
- a CDS encoding hypothetical protein (conserved Plasmodium protein, unknown function) — translation MNSDKKKNNNNNWFNNCTDEKEKKKKDNKRNTSIQIFYKNDIDIFSPCIDVEGKLCVITSTGDILRYNFLIDDIKQNTNKSTSATSRSLTSSSSSLSSSSSISSSSSYRKEGLREQNELSYEMQKDNDEEGEKYYDSIDDVENIINRGDKTKTLKKEKKKKNIQEEKYVSIDFSSECLCSDNDYNFYVFNPITKCIMIIDKQKKVELYTEEYEDKEFKGINNLLYDSKNNNLFIVDSGNIYEENTCSMYYINKDIETMISIDMDSLSYVNNICIYEKDNTRTIYACVTKENRIIKLIKKGNTYIKTGFLYLNGNYSPLFICTNNINFVILLKDLSEEEKKGKVLEINSNAEIINSFFMDGNQFNGICYDHNIKKYFFIEKNIIYIY, via the exons atgaatagtgacaaaaaaaaaaataataataacaattGGTTTAATAATTGTACagatgaaaaagaaaaaaaaaaaaaagataacAAAAGAAACACAAGTAtacaaattttttataaaaatgatatagatatattttctCCTTGTATAGATGTAGAAGGAAAATTATGTGTTATAACAAGTACAGGGGATATACTAagatataattttttaatagatgatataaaacaaaatacaaataaatcAACATCAGCAACATCACGCTCATTAACATCATCCTCATCCTCCTTgtcatcatcatcatcaaTATCTTCTTCATCCTCTTATAGAAAAGAAGGACTAAGAGAACAAAATGAACTTTCATATGAAATGCAAAAGGATAATGATGAGGAAGGAGAAAAATATTACGATTCCATTGATGATgtagaaaatataataaatagaggagataaaacaaaaacactaaaaaaggaaaagaaaaaaaaaaatattcaagaagaaaaatatgttaGTATTGATTTTTCCTCAGAATGTTTATGTTCAgataatgattataatttCTATGTATTTAATCcta tTACTAAATGCATAATGATCATAGATAAACAGAAAAAGGTCGAGTTATACACAGAAGAATATGAAGACAAGGAATTCAAAGGgataaataatttattatatgatagtaaaaataataatttatttattgttgATTCAggtaatatatatgaagaGAATACATGTAGTATGtattacataaataaagatatagAAACTATGATTTCTATAGATATGGATTCCTTATCatatgttaataatatttgtatatatgaaaaagataataCAAGAACTATATATGCATGTGtaacaaaagaaaatagAATTATCAAATTAATTAAGAAAGGAAATACCTACATAAAAACTGGATTCTTGTATTTAAACGGAAATTATTCTCCTTTATTCATTTGCactaataatataaattttgtaatattaCTAAAAGATTTAAGTGAAGAGgaaaaaaaaggaaagGTTCTGGAAATAAATTCTAATGCtgaaattattaattcGTTTTTTATGGATGGCAATCAATTTAATGGTATATGTTATGATCAcaacataaaaaaatatttttttatcgaaaaaaatataatttatatatattga
- a CDS encoding hypothetical protein (conserved Plasmodium protein, unknown function), with translation MDNRGIRRRKEGQENDINIDNNGDKFIRETSRNNSNNWNNNIRKYENENKNMHINNSLRNITRKGMSSDDSSNDGKKKSASIFNSANISSISNNCMKSFNNILNNINYNITSATTFNINTSSSSSNNNNNIYSNNYNNNLPLSSKQNHFSNNNFLQNHSKHSFSKGFGIQNNVNVYNQHNNINQRTDSYNYNHHNNNNNNNNNNNYHCGSRNEPTLNSQDLEKLLNNNENINKNNSNSSFGNNFCMNEINSLKNITNDDTYVTCLENLLRNHGNIDTNEMYKYNDKNINCLNDIIFLDVYRAYNVLTYMQEKVSVIIFTINFIGKKLKRKHVPEEVVISLEFLNFCVKNLGLFFARFIDENFMKKISKLLRTTTLKKSLTKDVKSKLSKFLIVPIIHPGVATDPRLHFIKRKILFMMQLWHDSFILHQHICTAIFSEYKSLKEKGITFPIINKAEKFFVKNADKSPSFSDDNILHDIPLNLSQINNIMKSLKGIKNMNNGQEKIKCIQIVSKYKNDILQSINKLSDYKGNSNISVTLNSLLYINDQICIFEKYIEKENSENLQNKQDNNNNNTDKRLENSNDNHQDNHNDNNVNNNIKKKSKKKNKNNRDSTEMDHLNNIIFNKYDPWNVEQKNENNNENDNVNKLFFNNDSDHFNQNQKNTSFKNLVNNQNNDTLLFNNDIMFSFAENDLHNVKDISKKNENNILLDHIENNNNNNNNNNNGNNIMQASENTVVNVDDKYSFFNELNDFEYNSYNISSSQNINKLELNNNNNIKDYSCGKDTISDPLHDTLNNQKTNDISKEKEKLDDPISNQINHLNSSSLNILNNNMRDDSKELNNEFINEKNNIYMETDNLSFSNFKRQDLHEFNNENTPFTTNEIKNDNLQFNNEDNDFLNDKHDNTNLKLEKNNIILKEERNKSLYLDNNNNNNNNNDTNRDNTLNVYDNLMIDNTSYIISTDTSSYKPKSSPDIKNHSIGDNEQNYKNDDNHLNYTYNEDNNLSKEEDVKEMNVYDHMSKDNYHDLFDTFGFNTNEEKDQKEEANKNMPIENIITDNISKENVDKIEYKINAKSNDENYSDHNTQKVDDIEHMYNNNMENNDNNNKKSDNIEDNNNNNNNYDKVLNKDNEVILDPLDNNKINAEYDNTPAEHIVTNNEKIEHVKNNNTNNNISIQHNENEQKSDEDEDKDDDSNDINFDEIDEITKAIDDLNDNFESMDMYKYDH, from the coding sequence ATGGATAATCGAGGTATACGTAGAAGGAAAGAAGGACAAGAGAACGATATcaatatagataataatgGAGACAAATTTATTAGAGAGACTTCAAgaaataatagtaataattggaataataatataaggAAATATGagaatgaaaataaaaatatgcatattaataattctttaaGAAATATAACAAGAAAGGGAATGTCAAGTGATGATTCATCAAATGATGGGAAAAAGAAATCTGCAAGTATATTTAATAGTGCTAATATAAGTTCTATATCAAATAATTGTATGaaatcatttaataatattttgaataatataaattataatataacgAGTGCAACaacatttaatattaatactagtagtagtagtagtaataataataataatatatatagtaataattataataataatttacCACTTAGTTCAAAACAAAATcatttttcaaataataatttcttaCAAAATCATAGTAAACATAGCTTTTCCAAAGGTTTTGGAATTcaaaataatgtaaatgTATACAACcaacataataatataaatcaaaGGACTGATAGTTATAATTACAACCACcacaataataataataataataataataataataattatcattgTGGTAGTAGAAATGAACCCACACTTAATAGCCAAGatttagaaaaattattaaataataacgagaacataaataaaaataattcgAACAGTAGTTTTGGAAATAACTTTTGTATGAATGAAATAAATagtttaaaaaatattacaaatgATGATACATATGTTACTTGTCTAGAAAATTTATTAAGGAATCATGGAAATATTGATACGAATgaaatgtataaatataatgataaaaatattaattgtttgaatgatataatatttttagaTGTATATCGAGCTTATAATGTATTAACATATATGCAAGAAAAAGTTAGCGTTATAATTTTTACAATAAATTTTATAGgtaaaaaattaaaaagaaaacatGTTCCAGAAGAAGTTGTTATTTCTTTGGAATTTCTAAATTTCTGTGTAAAGAATTTAGGTTTGTTTTTCGCTAGATTTATTGATgaaaattttatgaaaaagatAAGTAAACTTTTAAGAACAACAactttaaaaaaatcattAACAAAAGATGTTAAATCGAAATTATCCAAATTTTTAATAGTACCAATTATACATCCAGGTGTAGCTACAGATCCAAGActtcattttattaaaagaaaaattcTATTCATGATGCAATTATGGCATgattcttttatattacatcAACATATATGTACTGCAATATTTTCtgaatataaatcattaaaagaaaaaggTATTACATTCCctattattaataaagCTGAGAAgttttttgtaaaaaatgCTGATAAGTCTCCATCATTTTCTGATGATAATATACTTCATGATATACCCTTAAATTTATCacaaattaataatattatgaaaagtctaaaaggaataaaaaatatgaacaatggtcaagaaaaaattaaatgtatACAAATTGTTTCCAAGTATAAAAATGACATATTACAATCTATAAACAAATTATCTGATTATAAAGGAAACTCTAATATATCAGTAACTTtaaattctttattatatattaatgatcaaatatgtatttttgaaaaatatattgaaaaagaaaactcggaaaatttacaaaataaacaagataataataataataatacagATAAACGTTTAGAAAATAGTAATGACAACCACCAAGATAAtcataatgataataatgttaataataatattaaaaaaaaaagtaagaaaaaaaataaaaataatagaGATAGTACCGAAATGGACCAtcttaataatatcatttttaataaatatgatcCATGGAATGTtgaacaaaaaaatgaaaataataatgaaaacGATAATGTCAATAAATTGTTTTTTAACAATGACTCAGATCATTTTAATcaaaatcaaaaaaatacatcatttaaaaatttagtaaataatcaaaataatgaCACTTTGTTGtttaataatgatatcATGTTTTCATTTGCAGAAAATGATTTACATAATGTAAAGgatatttcaaaaaaaaatgaaaacaatatattattagatcatatagaaaataataataataataataataataataataatggtaataatattatgcAAGCTAGTGAAAATACAGTAGTAAATGTTGATGATAAATATAGTTTTTTTAACGAATTAAATGattttgaatataattcatataatatatcatctagccaaaatataaacaaattggaacttaataataataataatattaagGATTATTCATGTGGAAAAGACACAATATCGGATCCTCTGCACGATACATTGAATAATCAAAAAACAAATGACATTTCAAAGgagaaagaaaaattagATGATCCCATAAGTAATCaaataaatcatttaaACTCATCAAgtttgaatattttaaataataatatgcGTGATGATTCAAAAGAATTGAATAATGAATTTATCAAtgagaaaaataatatttatatggAAACAGACAATCTAAGTTTTAGTAACTTCAAGAGACAGGATTTACATGAATTCaataatgaaaatacaCCTTTTACAACcaatgaaataaaaaatgataatttacAATTCAATAATGAGGATAATGATTTTTTGAATGACAAACATGATAATACTAATTTAAAGctagaaaaaaataacattatattaaaagaagaaaGGAATAAATCACTATACttagataataataataataataataataataatgatacGAATAGAGATAATACCTTAAACGtttatgataatttaatGATAGATAATACATCTTATATTATAAGTACCGATACATCTTCTTATAAACCAAAAAGTTCTCCtgatataaaaaatcaTTCCATTGGAGACAATgaacaaaattataaaaacGATGACAATCATTTgaattatacatataatgaagataataacTTATCAAAGGAAGAAGATGTGAAAGAGATGAATGTTTATGATCACATGAGTAAAGATAATTATCACGATTTATTTGACACATTTGGATTTAATACAAATGAGGAGAAAGATCAAAAGGAAGAAGCTAACAAAAATATGCctattgaaaatattattactgATAATATTAGTAAGGAAAATGTTGATAAAATAGAGTATAAAATTAATGCCAAATCAAATGATGAAAACTATTCAGATCATAATACGCAAAAGGTTGATGATATTGaacatatgtataataataatatggaaaataatgacaataataataagaagagtgataatattgaagataataataataataataataattatgataaagtgctaaataaagataatgAAGTTATTTTGGATCCATTAGAcaacaataaaataaatgcGGAATATGATAATACTCCTGCAGAGCATATTGTAacaaataatgaaaaaattgaacatgtcaaaaataataatactaataataatatatccatacaacataatgaaaatgaacAAAAGAGTGATGAAGATGAAGATAAAGACGACGACTCGAACGATATTAATTTTGATGAAATTGATGAAATCACAAAAGCTATAGATGATCTCAACGATAATTTTGAAAGTATGgatatgtataaatatgatcattaa
- a CDS encoding hypothetical protein (conserved Plasmodium protein, unknown function), with the protein MFTLISVCSYLFYTHKESLLNLIGLSENRNSRKNRRKKKKKGKLKRPFPEEKLCLSDTDMCRKKFILRTYSDVNFNVTYTTKKERNSI; encoded by the coding sequence atgttcACTTTAATTTCAGTGTGTagttatttattttatacGCACAAAGAATCTTTATTAAATCTTATAGGATTAAGTGAAAATAGGAACTCAAGGAAAAATaggagaaaaaaaaaaaaaaaaggaaaattaAAACGACCTTTCCCTGaagaaaaattatgttTATCAGACACTGACATGTGCAGGaaaaaattcattttaAGAACATATAGTGATGTTAATTTCAATGTGACCTATACTACCAAAAAAGAGCGTAATTCAATTTGA